The nucleotide sequence CTTGATTCCAGTTTCATTACAGCTCGTCAAATAGAAGCTGCTCGTATTGCTGCTACCCGTTATATGAAAAGAGAAGGTTCTATCTGGATTAAAATTTTCCCAGATAAGCCTATCACTAAGAAACCTCTAGAGGTTCGTATGGGTAAAGGTAAAGGTGCTGTGGAATATTGGGCTGCTGTTGTAAAGCCTGGAAGAATAATGTTCGAAATTGGTGGTGTGCCTATGGCGACTGCTAAAGAAGCATTACGTCTTGCAGCGCAGAAACTTCCTGTGAGAACAAAATTTATCGTAGCTAGAGATTATCAAGAATAATTTTTGAATTATGAAACAATCAGAAGTAAAAGAATTATCTGTTGCAGAATTGCAGGAAGAGCTTGGTAAATCTCGTAAAGCATATGCAGATTTAAAAATGGCTCACGCTGTTTCGCCATTGGAGAACCCAATGCAGTTAAGAACTGCAAGGAAGAGTATAGCGAGATTAGCTACCGAGTTAACTAAAAGAGAACAACAATAAGTGTTATTCTGCTGAAAGATG is from Zunongwangia endophytica and encodes:
- the rplP gene encoding 50S ribosomal protein L16, translated to MLQPKRTKYRKQQKGRMKGLAQRGTRLSNGTFGIKSLDSSFITARQIEAARIAATRYMKREGSIWIKIFPDKPITKKPLEVRMGKGKGAVEYWAAVVKPGRIMFEIGGVPMATAKEALRLAAQKLPVRTKFIVARDYQE
- the rpmC gene encoding 50S ribosomal protein L29 gives rise to the protein MKQSEVKELSVAELQEELGKSRKAYADLKMAHAVSPLENPMQLRTARKSIARLATELTKREQQ